A genomic window from Corallococcus exiguus includes:
- a CDS encoding DUF2381 family protein, translating into MPNALPGWFFALFFLVATPALAGPRERAQVRTLVLSEHPDDAAHRIHVAGQIVTVLRFEQACDPMKTKLLGWEGRFEPLVVAGKRVVIEPLRALAPDESVPLLVTLADGTELSFLLRPPVEEWGWTDQQVDVFKDRESYQAVVSALSRALRAKNALEEENERLRQEETSADHALAALLVSGARAQTPFRVIKSWGAVEADSELSMRLYSGKGKAAVTIAVRNQSEDRPWRMVRAKLFSLKSHEPRTVAVRSEHASLSPGQSGTFAFVVDRSAFLDAEGQLETLMLEFYRHDGLRQGYVVLDPRLVRE; encoded by the coding sequence ATGCCGAACGCCCTACCTGGCTGGTTCTTTGCCCTGTTCTTCCTCGTGGCCACACCTGCCCTGGCGGGGCCGCGTGAGAGGGCTCAGGTCCGGACCCTGGTGCTGTCTGAGCACCCGGACGACGCGGCCCATCGCATCCACGTGGCGGGGCAGATCGTCACGGTGCTCCGGTTCGAGCAAGCCTGCGACCCGATGAAGACGAAGCTGCTCGGGTGGGAGGGACGCTTCGAGCCGCTGGTGGTCGCGGGGAAGCGGGTGGTGATTGAACCCCTCCGTGCCCTGGCTCCGGATGAGAGTGTGCCACTGCTCGTGACGCTAGCGGATGGGACGGAACTTTCGTTCTTGCTGAGGCCGCCGGTAGAGGAGTGGGGGTGGACGGATCAACAGGTGGACGTCTTCAAGGACCGGGAGAGCTATCAGGCGGTGGTGTCCGCGCTGTCGCGCGCGCTCAGGGCGAAGAACGCGCTGGAAGAGGAGAACGAGCGACTGCGTCAGGAGGAGACCTCTGCGGACCATGCACTGGCCGCGCTGCTGGTATCTGGAGCCAGGGCACAGACGCCGTTCCGGGTGATCAAGTCCTGGGGAGCAGTGGAGGCGGACTCCGAGCTGTCGATGCGGCTCTACTCGGGCAAGGGCAAGGCCGCGGTCACTATCGCCGTGAGGAATCAGAGCGAGGACCGCCCGTGGCGAATGGTCCGTGCAAAGCTGTTCTCCCTCAAGAGCCATGAGCCGCGAACTGTTGCTGTTCGTTCCGAGCATGCTTCGCTCTCACCGGGACAGTCGGGCACCTTCGCTTTCGTCGTGGACCGGAGCGCCTTCCTTGATGCCGAGGGGCAGCTGGAGACCCTGATGCTTGAGTTCTACCGGCATGACGGCCTCCGCCAGGGCTAT
- a CDS encoding DUF2380 domain-containing protein, with product MRADALLLAMVLLATGCASAPHARSLSYTPGGTSVLSGPEQRLPRRQGSRDDETTPGAAGGRERSDALTRDAVLASIAEVKRSLGGVEAARSKLAGRPPPLVGWSLNGVFTRYLDHGSNQVKWMQGALGSATALTRVASEVGDANMEQGMLRMTGPKLQAALFGTLLMATWVDFLHLTDAVLRNCPTCSVEKLFVDLHRVQELMEPALEDLASQDPERVEAAAVAMPELMGKLTREFDSIQRETRASMKLGGQVLAAVRAVELVAMISTLKVSLPRLPPSAPATLGVGFVMNSGGVMTGSRLVVSAEWVEMMRRLVQAGVISVPAVSAAVLIQSGQVMMAQSHQDLPKGVRDALGDSPEVRGMQVTGRAGAGMSDGPRHHVLPQEHRKWFEQRGFKGDMDIDQFCVRLEQAHHEAIHGGGNWKLGRTWPGEWNRLIMDALFKAEVKSGRVLTRNEVLDIVADRMKDYRIPLNFTPGRRR from the coding sequence ATGCGCGCTGACGCTCTGTTGCTGGCCATGGTGCTGCTGGCTACGGGATGTGCCTCCGCGCCGCATGCGCGGAGCCTGAGCTATACGCCGGGTGGGACGTCCGTCCTCTCCGGTCCGGAGCAACGGCTGCCGCGTCGCCAGGGCTCACGTGACGATGAGACCACGCCAGGCGCTGCTGGAGGCAGGGAGCGGAGCGATGCACTGACGCGTGATGCAGTCCTCGCGAGCATTGCCGAAGTGAAACGCTCATTGGGCGGCGTTGAAGCCGCGCGCTCCAAGCTGGCGGGCCGTCCTCCGCCCCTCGTGGGATGGAGCCTCAACGGCGTCTTCACCCGCTACCTCGACCATGGCTCCAATCAGGTGAAGTGGATGCAGGGGGCGCTCGGGAGCGCCACCGCGCTGACACGCGTGGCTTCGGAGGTGGGGGATGCGAACATGGAGCAGGGCATGCTGCGCATGACGGGACCGAAGCTCCAGGCGGCCCTGTTCGGGACCCTGTTGATGGCCACCTGGGTGGACTTCCTCCACCTCACGGATGCCGTGCTCCGGAACTGTCCAACGTGCAGCGTCGAGAAGCTCTTCGTCGACCTGCATCGCGTGCAGGAGTTGATGGAGCCCGCGCTGGAGGACCTCGCCTCCCAGGACCCCGAGCGGGTAGAGGCGGCGGCGGTCGCGATGCCCGAGTTGATGGGGAAGCTGACCCGTGAATTCGACTCAATCCAACGGGAGACTCGCGCGAGCATGAAGCTTGGTGGGCAGGTCCTCGCGGCCGTGCGGGCGGTGGAGTTGGTCGCCATGATTTCCACGCTGAAGGTGTCGCTGCCACGGCTGCCTCCCTCGGCGCCCGCGACGCTCGGCGTGGGCTTCGTGATGAACTCTGGCGGCGTCATGACGGGCTCGCGGCTGGTGGTCTCCGCCGAGTGGGTGGAGATGATGCGAAGGCTCGTGCAAGCGGGCGTCATCTCCGTTCCAGCCGTCAGCGCGGCCGTCCTCATTCAGAGCGGACAGGTCATGATGGCCCAGTCGCATCAGGACCTGCCCAAGGGCGTGCGCGACGCCCTGGGGGACAGCCCCGAGGTGCGCGGCATGCAGGTGACGGGCAGAGCGGGAGCGGGCATGTCGGACGGCCCGAGGCACCATGTGCTGCCGCAAGAGCACCGCAAGTGGTTCGAACAGCGCGGCTTCAAAGGCGACATGGACATCGACCAGTTTTGCGTCCGGTTGGAGCAGGCCCACCATGAGGCGATTCACGGTGGGGGAAACTGGAAGCTGGGGCGCACCTGGCCCGGCGAATGGAACCGGCTGATCATGGATGCGCTGTTCAAGGCTGAGGTGAAGTCTGGCCGGGTGTTGACGCGGAATGAGGTCCTGGACATCGTTGCGGATCGAATGAAGGACTACCGGATCCCGCTGAACTTCACGCCTGGGAGAAGACGATGA
- a CDS encoding NUDIX hydrolase, whose translation MSGGDAWRGNIKARLYERVRALGFDSLTAFADARPAVPLYALADELGDDDVAAVQVLSGLLGEAERRKQVTRFVRDVLVRLLSQSLTNGWPAVLDDANRFKVAKALGTWFAYTPETHKERVDRAGDALLAHPPPPGWQPLGPDDELLRTLLPDDEV comes from the coding sequence ATGAGCGGCGGAGATGCCTGGCGGGGCAACATCAAGGCACGCCTGTACGAACGCGTCCGCGCGCTCGGCTTCGACTCACTCACTGCCTTTGCCGATGCACGTCCCGCTGTCCCGCTGTACGCGCTGGCCGACGAGCTTGGCGACGATGACGTTGCCGCGGTGCAGGTGTTGAGCGGGTTGCTCGGAGAGGCGGAACGGCGCAAGCAGGTCACTCGCTTTGTCCGAGATGTTCTCGTGCGCCTCTTGTCTCAGAGCCTTACCAACGGTTGGCCGGCCGTGCTGGATGACGCGAACCGATTCAAGGTAGCCAAGGCACTCGGGACGTGGTTCGCCTACACCCCAGAAACCCACAAGGAGCGCGTGGACCGGGCTGGTGATGCACTCCTCGCCCATCCGCCGCCGCCCGGCTGGCAACCGCTCGGACCCGACGACGAGTTACTCCGCACGCTCCTACCCGACGACGAAGTCTGA
- a CDS encoding SDR family oxidoreductase — MFVVTGASGKLGQFVVEGLLKKVPADQVAVAVRNPDKAKAWAARGVQVRKVDYDHPETLNGVFSKGDTVLLISANEVGKRFPQHSAVIEAAKKAGVKLLAYTSILFADKSGLSLAGEHKATEEAIRASGIPYVFLRNGWYVENYTEHLAPALQYGVVQGSAKGGRVAAATREEYADAAVAVLTGTGHENQVYELAGDASFSLPEYVAELSRQSGKPVKYVDLPVAEFSAALQGVGVPKPFADTLADADAGLSRGELNDSSRTLSRLIGRPTVPFGNAIGAALKQG, encoded by the coding sequence ATGTTCGTTGTCACGGGAGCCTCGGGGAAGCTGGGCCAGTTCGTCGTCGAGGGGTTGCTGAAGAAGGTGCCGGCGGACCAGGTGGCGGTGGCGGTGCGCAATCCGGACAAGGCGAAGGCCTGGGCCGCGCGCGGCGTGCAGGTGCGCAAGGTGGACTACGACCACCCGGAGACGCTGAACGGGGTGTTCTCCAAGGGAGACACGGTGCTGCTCATCTCCGCGAACGAGGTGGGGAAGCGCTTCCCGCAGCACTCGGCGGTGATTGAAGCGGCGAAGAAGGCGGGCGTGAAGCTGCTGGCCTACACGAGCATCCTGTTCGCGGACAAGAGCGGCCTGTCGCTGGCGGGGGAGCACAAGGCGACGGAGGAGGCCATCCGCGCGTCGGGCATCCCGTACGTGTTCCTGCGCAACGGCTGGTACGTGGAGAACTACACGGAGCACCTCGCGCCGGCGCTGCAGTACGGCGTGGTGCAGGGCAGCGCGAAGGGGGGCCGGGTGGCCGCGGCGACGCGTGAGGAGTACGCGGACGCGGCGGTGGCGGTGCTGACGGGCACGGGCCACGAGAACCAGGTGTACGAGCTGGCGGGTGACGCGAGCTTCAGCCTGCCGGAGTACGTGGCGGAGCTGTCGCGCCAGTCGGGCAAGCCGGTGAAGTACGTGGACCTGCCGGTGGCGGAGTTCTCCGCGGCGCTCCAGGGGGTGGGCGTGCCCAAGCCCTTCGCGGACACGCTGGCGGACGCGGACGCGGGCTTGTCGCGCGGGGAGCTGAATGATTCGAGCCGCACGCTGAGCCGACTGATCGGCCGGCCCACGGTGCCGTTCGGGAATGCCATTGGCGCGGCGTTGAAGCAGGGCTGA
- a CDS encoding winged helix-turn-helix transcriptional regulator: protein MKASKGSPLLEKVKQRGDLHAAGCPSRGVLEHVTSQWGVLVLVALKEDGTHRFSELRRKVGGVSEKMLAQTLQALEQDGFVHREAHPVIPPHVDYSLTPLGEEVAVHVEALTSWIEDNVHRVMTARTQALPRKKAS, encoded by the coding sequence ATGAAGGCAAGCAAGGGCAGTCCATTGCTGGAGAAGGTGAAGCAGCGCGGGGACCTGCACGCGGCGGGGTGTCCCTCGCGCGGTGTTTTGGAGCACGTCACCAGCCAGTGGGGCGTGCTGGTGCTCGTCGCGCTCAAGGAGGATGGCACCCACCGCTTCAGCGAGCTGCGCCGCAAGGTGGGCGGGGTGAGCGAGAAGATGCTCGCCCAGACGCTCCAGGCCCTGGAGCAGGACGGCTTCGTGCACCGGGAGGCCCACCCCGTGATTCCTCCCCACGTGGACTACAGCCTCACGCCCCTGGGTGAAGAAGTGGCCGTCCACGTGGAGGCGCTGACCTCCTGGATTGAAGACAACGTGCACCGGGTGATGACCGCCCGAACCCAGGCGCTGCCCCGCAAGAAGGCCTCCTGA
- a CDS encoding GNAT family N-acetyltransferase has product MPADTPLKVRILDAIRDVPAAQWDALVADGAPPFVRHAWLSAMEESGSATEDTGWAPHHLTLWRGKKLVAAAPAYLKFHSMGEYIYDFGWANAAAQLGVEYYPKLLVGGPLSPATVPRFLTAPGEDAALLRRALLQAAVETAQAKDCSGVHVLYPTDEEADFLEEAGLARRITLQFHWKNPGYQSYDDYLARFDSKRRNQLKRERAAAATQGIQLRTVRGADLTPEHAQRAYTFYTSTCERHAWGQVQLTPGFFERVFRDLPDTVEMVEAVKDGQVIAGAFNLATPERLYGRYWGCTEEHPFLHFNVCLYQSVDDCIRSGRKVFEPGAGGEHKVTRGFEPTAVHSAHLIFDKRLDKAVRSFLRMEHMRLAPAVEEAERICGLKPWAGSGVGGAPGSTGT; this is encoded by the coding sequence GTGCCCGCTGACACCCCGCTCAAGGTCCGCATTCTCGATGCCATCCGCGATGTCCCGGCCGCCCAATGGGATGCCCTGGTCGCCGACGGCGCGCCCCCCTTCGTGCGCCACGCGTGGCTGTCCGCCATGGAGGAGAGCGGCAGCGCCACCGAGGACACCGGCTGGGCCCCGCACCACCTGACGCTGTGGCGGGGCAAGAAGCTGGTCGCCGCCGCGCCCGCCTATCTCAAGTTCCACAGCATGGGCGAGTACATCTACGACTTCGGCTGGGCCAACGCCGCCGCCCAGCTGGGCGTGGAGTACTACCCGAAGCTGCTCGTGGGCGGCCCCCTGTCCCCCGCCACCGTGCCGCGCTTCCTCACCGCCCCCGGAGAAGACGCCGCGCTCTTGCGCCGCGCGCTCCTCCAGGCCGCCGTGGAGACCGCCCAGGCGAAGGACTGCTCCGGCGTCCACGTGCTCTATCCCACGGATGAAGAGGCGGACTTCCTGGAGGAGGCGGGGCTCGCGCGCCGCATCACGCTCCAGTTCCATTGGAAGAACCCGGGCTACCAGAGCTACGACGACTACCTGGCCCGCTTCGACTCCAAGCGCCGCAACCAGCTCAAGCGCGAGCGCGCCGCCGCGGCCACGCAGGGCATCCAGCTGCGCACCGTGCGCGGCGCGGACCTGACACCGGAGCACGCCCAGCGCGCGTACACCTTCTACACGTCCACCTGCGAGCGCCACGCCTGGGGCCAGGTGCAGCTCACCCCGGGCTTCTTCGAGCGCGTCTTCCGTGACCTGCCCGACACCGTGGAGATGGTGGAGGCGGTGAAGGACGGGCAGGTCATCGCCGGGGCCTTCAACCTGGCCACGCCGGAGCGGCTCTACGGCCGCTATTGGGGCTGCACGGAAGAGCACCCCTTCCTGCACTTCAACGTCTGCCTGTATCAGTCCGTGGACGACTGCATCCGTTCGGGCCGCAAGGTCTTCGAGCCCGGCGCGGGCGGCGAACACAAGGTGACTCGCGGCTTCGAGCCCACCGCCGTACACAGCGCCCACCTGATTTTCGACAAGCGCCTGGACAAGGCCGTGCGGAGCTTCCTGCGCATGGAGCACATGCGGCTGGCACCCGCCGTGGAAGAGGCGGAGCGCATCTGCGGCCTCAAGCCGTGGGCCGGCTCCGGCGTCGGCGGGGCCCCCGGGTCCACCGGTACCTGA
- a CDS encoding suppressor of fused domain protein, giving the protein MKVPETEEDFIQWYEDCWADRDEVEYPKLFGAIREEVDLLEGTGVLEGWLESELAQGTEMDPNWLPMGVRVAPPSPEHPYWTYVTSGLSNPFTVAPGEDLADDARSGLGYEMVIHTPEEERWPVLRLLDMMAYNLVCARLFAMGHRYPVDGTLTGSETKLAGFVFVKDANRPSHFTLPSGQVELLTLVGVTKNEMAFARSNGMDSLLKRLADPANPSTAFITRPERDEAKL; this is encoded by the coding sequence ATGAAAGTCCCGGAGACAGAGGAAGACTTCATCCAGTGGTACGAAGACTGCTGGGCGGACCGCGACGAGGTGGAGTATCCGAAGCTGTTCGGAGCCATCCGAGAGGAGGTGGACCTCCTGGAGGGCACCGGCGTGCTGGAGGGGTGGCTGGAGAGCGAGCTGGCCCAGGGCACGGAGATGGATCCGAACTGGCTGCCCATGGGCGTGCGCGTGGCGCCTCCCAGTCCAGAGCACCCGTACTGGACCTACGTCACGAGCGGCCTGTCCAACCCCTTCACGGTGGCCCCCGGCGAGGACCTGGCGGACGACGCCCGCAGCGGCCTGGGCTACGAGATGGTCATCCACACGCCCGAGGAGGAGCGCTGGCCGGTGCTGCGCCTCCTGGACATGATGGCCTACAACCTCGTGTGCGCGCGGCTGTTCGCCATGGGCCACCGCTACCCGGTGGACGGCACTCTCACCGGCAGTGAGACGAAGCTCGCCGGCTTCGTGTTCGTGAAGGACGCCAACCGCCCCAGCCACTTCACCTTGCCCAGCGGCCAGGTGGAGCTGCTCACGCTGGTGGGCGTGACGAAGAACGAGATGGCCTTCGCGCGCTCCAACGGCATGGACAGCCTGCTGAAGCGGCTGGCCGACCCCGCGAACCCGAGCACCGCGTTCATCACGCGCCCGGAGCGCGACGAGGCGAAGCTGTAG
- a CDS encoding PAS domain-containing protein — protein sequence MSATDTTVALPLPDALLAALEEAEREHPEACMVLRAVRSPGGVIQDFEWLWANPAAARALGRGPEYLRGRRLGEVSSKGGIAGRMDLLRQVVESGRPHADHFTEGEVLLQGTAVPLRDGVLLRLRDITSAQRVEEGLRETLDWVRDVLESMPDAFFTVDTDWRLTYVNRNAAALTGRSQEELFRRVLWESCPELCGTPFERTMREVAAEESYRLFELRTGRDRWHEVHAWSSGRNISTYARDITDKKRVQAERDALLAREHSGRLEAEALAQRRTHELMAARERLVQSEKLAMAGQLAAGVGHEINNPLSYVAGNLQFAVEQLTPLARRPGLQDVLGEALEALREAKEGAERIRVIVRDLQTFARADELRLGPVDVHASLEFGISMAMTHLRSRAQVERHFGQVPPALAHEARLGQVFLHLLINAAHAIPAGAFERHRVTLTTRREGAWVLAEVSDTGLGMTPEVLQRAFEPFFTTRPVGEGSGLGLSICLGLVRSMHGELTATSIPGMGSTFQVRLPVSEPIVHPGVPAVRADDGPSRKRVLVVDDEPQLTSVLRRILGRQHDVVVAHSGREALALLEQDDAFDRVFCDLMMADLTGMDVHAELSRRRPELLSRFVFMTGGSFTERARAFLQAVPLPRIEKPFEPGLLHSLVESSPPRAGQRGGGEGGGATASPRRAPGA from the coding sequence ATGTCCGCGACCGATACGACCGTGGCCCTCCCGCTCCCGGATGCGCTCCTGGCCGCGTTGGAGGAGGCCGAGCGCGAACACCCGGAGGCGTGCATGGTGCTGCGCGCCGTGCGCTCGCCGGGCGGAGTCATCCAGGACTTCGAGTGGCTCTGGGCGAACCCCGCCGCGGCGCGCGCGCTGGGCCGGGGGCCGGAGTACCTGCGTGGCCGGCGCCTGGGCGAGGTGTCCTCGAAGGGCGGCATCGCCGGACGCATGGACCTATTGCGCCAGGTGGTGGAGTCCGGCCGGCCGCACGCGGACCACTTCACCGAAGGGGAGGTGCTGCTGCAGGGCACGGCGGTGCCGCTGCGGGACGGGGTGCTGTTGCGCCTTCGTGACATCACCAGCGCCCAGCGGGTGGAGGAGGGGCTGCGCGAGACGCTGGACTGGGTGCGCGACGTGCTGGAGAGCATGCCGGACGCCTTCTTCACCGTGGACACGGACTGGCGCCTCACCTACGTGAACCGCAACGCGGCCGCGCTCACTGGCCGCTCCCAGGAAGAGCTCTTCCGCCGCGTGCTGTGGGAGTCGTGCCCGGAGCTGTGCGGCACCCCGTTCGAGCGCACGATGCGTGAGGTGGCCGCCGAGGAGAGCTACCGCCTCTTCGAGCTGCGCACCGGCAGGGACCGCTGGCACGAGGTGCACGCCTGGTCCAGCGGCCGCAACATCTCCACCTACGCGCGCGACATCACCGACAAGAAGCGCGTGCAGGCGGAGCGCGACGCGCTGCTCGCCCGCGAGCACTCCGGCCGCCTGGAGGCGGAGGCCCTGGCCCAGCGCCGCACGCACGAGCTGATGGCCGCGCGCGAGCGGCTGGTGCAGTCGGAGAAGCTGGCCATGGCGGGCCAGCTGGCCGCGGGCGTGGGCCACGAAATCAACAACCCCCTGTCCTACGTCGCCGGCAACCTCCAGTTCGCGGTGGAGCAGCTCACGCCGCTCGCCCGCCGTCCGGGGCTCCAGGACGTGTTGGGCGAGGCGCTGGAGGCGCTGCGCGAGGCGAAGGAGGGCGCGGAGCGGATCCGCGTCATCGTGCGCGACCTGCAGACCTTCGCCCGCGCGGACGAGCTGCGCCTGGGGCCGGTGGACGTGCACGCGTCGCTGGAGTTCGGCATCTCCATGGCCATGACCCACCTGCGCAGCCGCGCCCAGGTGGAGCGCCACTTCGGCCAGGTGCCGCCCGCGCTGGCGCACGAGGCGCGCCTGGGGCAGGTGTTCCTCCACCTGCTCATCAACGCCGCGCACGCCATCCCCGCCGGCGCCTTCGAAAGGCACCGCGTGACGCTCACCACCCGCCGCGAGGGCGCGTGGGTGCTGGCGGAGGTGTCCGACACCGGCCTGGGCATGACGCCGGAGGTGCTCCAGCGCGCCTTCGAGCCGTTCTTCACCACGCGGCCCGTGGGGGAGGGCAGCGGCCTGGGGCTGTCCATCTGCCTGGGGCTCGTGCGCAGCATGCACGGTGAGCTGACGGCCACCAGCATCCCCGGCATGGGCAGCACCTTCCAGGTGCGGCTGCCCGTCTCGGAGCCCATCGTCCACCCGGGCGTCCCCGCGGTGCGCGCGGACGACGGACCCTCGCGCAAGCGCGTGCTGGTGGTGGACGACGAGCCTCAGCTCACCTCGGTGCTCCGGCGCATCCTCGGCCGGCAGCACGACGTGGTGGTGGCGCACAGCGGCCGGGAGGCGCTGGCGCTGCTGGAGCAGGACGACGCCTTCGACCGCGTCTTCTGCGACCTGATGATGGCGGACCTCACCGGCATGGACGTGCACGCGGAGCTGTCGCGGCGCCGGCCGGAGCTCCTGTCGCGCTTCGTGTTCATGACGGGCGGCAGCTTCACGGAGCGCGCCCGCGCCTTCCTCCAGGCCGTGCCGCTGCCGCGCATCGAGAAGCCCTTCGAGCCGGGCCTCCTGCACTCGCTGGTGGAGTCCTCGCCGCCGCGCGCCGGTCAGCGCGGCGGCGGCGAGGGTGGGGGAGCTACAGCTTCGCCTCGTCGCGCTCCGGGCGCGTGA
- a CDS encoding dipeptide epimerase, whose translation MRPTLITHVSFEALHLSLTEPFAIATGAQLAAENVLVRVTLADGTVGLGEAAPFTAVSGETQASTLASLEPVRELLVGRDAQEWRPASEALGDALTLAPAARCGVEIALLDALTRHHRIPMYAFFGGAGTSLDIDMTVTAGDVAHAVASTRAILGRGIDTVKVKVGALDPDTDAARLVAIHQEAPKARLIADANGGYDVAEALAFLKELERAEVPLSLFEQPVADVAGLAEVTHRSKVSICADESARSVKDVLRLIRENACHGINIKTMKCGMVDAVTMWSLARAAGLELMVGGMVESVLAMTASAHLAAGLGGFSYADLDTPLFIANHPFQGGGTYSGSRLTLDPNALGHGVTLR comes from the coding sequence ATGCGCCCTACCCTCATCACGCACGTCTCGTTCGAAGCCCTGCACCTGTCCCTGACGGAGCCGTTCGCCATCGCCACCGGCGCGCAGCTGGCGGCGGAGAATGTTCTTGTGCGCGTGACGCTCGCGGACGGCACCGTGGGGTTGGGCGAGGCGGCGCCCTTCACTGCGGTGAGCGGGGAGACGCAAGCCAGCACGCTCGCTTCGTTGGAGCCGGTGCGCGAGCTGCTCGTGGGCCGCGACGCCCAGGAGTGGCGGCCGGCGTCGGAGGCGCTGGGGGATGCGCTGACGCTGGCGCCGGCAGCGCGGTGTGGCGTGGAGATCGCGCTCCTGGACGCGCTCACGCGGCACCACCGCATCCCGATGTACGCCTTCTTCGGCGGGGCGGGGACGTCGCTGGACATCGACATGACGGTCACCGCCGGAGACGTGGCGCACGCGGTGGCGTCGACGCGGGCCATCCTGGGGCGCGGCATCGACACGGTGAAGGTGAAGGTCGGCGCGTTGGACCCGGACACGGACGCGGCGCGGCTCGTCGCCATCCACCAGGAGGCCCCGAAGGCGCGGCTCATCGCGGACGCCAACGGGGGCTACGACGTGGCGGAGGCGCTGGCGTTCCTCAAGGAGCTGGAGCGCGCGGAGGTGCCGCTGTCGCTGTTCGAGCAGCCGGTGGCCGACGTCGCGGGGCTCGCGGAGGTGACGCACCGCTCGAAGGTGTCGATATGCGCGGACGAGTCGGCGCGCTCGGTGAAGGACGTGCTGCGGCTCATCCGTGAGAACGCGTGCCACGGCATCAACATCAAGACGATGAAGTGCGGGATGGTGGATGCGGTGACGATGTGGAGCCTCGCCCGCGCGGCGGGGTTGGAGCTGATGGTGGGCGGCATGGTGGAGAGCGTGCTCGCGATGACCGCGTCCGCGCACCTGGCGGCGGGGCTGGGCGGCTTCAGCTACGCGGACCTGGACACGCCGCTCTTCATCGCGAACCACCCGTTCCAGGGCGGCGGTACGTACTCGGGCTCGCGGCTGACGTTGGACCCGAACGCGCTGGGGCACGGCGTCACGCTGCGCTGA
- a CDS encoding S41 family peptidase, translated as MAVRTARWWVVGLFLAGSVQAATAPYAKQGDEIVTLVRTRFLDAAKGTAWADAHQGYAADAKDVEDFTRRTNAALAALKASHTAYYPKQSPGHAEVSAIFQAFLKQKKVEATGIGVDVVETPDGFFVRHVFTDGPGAKAGLLRGDRLVTVEGKPFHPWHAFTNRAGKPTRLTVERAKGAEPLSLTVTPHRVNPRQEWLAFQKASGQVVERQGRRVAYQHVYACTGEEYQQALEEALQDTFADADALVVDFRDGWGGCNPAFVNLFNPQVPRLVSTGRDGKTRPFAPSWRKPVVLLVNGNSRSGKELVAFTMKRHRLATLVGQRTAGAVLGGGPQKLSNGDLLYLAVMDVTVDGERLEGVGVPVDVEVPDALPYAAGADPQKEKALDVASSLVKG; from the coding sequence ATGGCGGTCCGGACAGCGCGGTGGTGGGTGGTAGGGCTGTTCCTCGCGGGCAGCGTCCAGGCGGCGACGGCCCCCTATGCGAAGCAGGGCGACGAAATCGTCACCCTCGTGCGCACCCGCTTCCTCGACGCGGCGAAGGGCACCGCCTGGGCTGACGCGCACCAGGGCTACGCCGCCGACGCGAAGGACGTGGAGGACTTCACCCGTCGCACCAACGCGGCGCTCGCGGCGCTGAAGGCCTCGCACACGGCCTACTACCCGAAGCAGAGCCCCGGCCACGCGGAGGTGTCCGCCATCTTCCAGGCCTTCCTCAAGCAGAAGAAGGTGGAGGCCACCGGCATCGGCGTGGACGTGGTGGAGACCCCGGACGGCTTCTTCGTCCGCCACGTCTTCACGGACGGCCCCGGCGCGAAGGCAGGCCTCCTGCGCGGAGACCGGCTCGTCACCGTGGAGGGCAAGCCCTTCCATCCCTGGCACGCCTTCACGAACCGCGCGGGCAAGCCCACGCGCCTCACCGTGGAGCGTGCGAAGGGCGCTGAACCCCTGTCGCTCACCGTCACGCCGCACAGAGTAAACCCGCGCCAGGAGTGGCTCGCGTTCCAGAAGGCCAGCGGGCAGGTCGTGGAGCGCCAGGGTCGCCGCGTCGCCTACCAGCACGTCTACGCGTGCACGGGCGAGGAGTACCAGCAGGCCCTGGAGGAGGCGCTCCAGGACACCTTCGCGGACGCGGACGCGCTCGTCGTCGACTTCCGCGATGGCTGGGGCGGCTGCAATCCCGCCTTCGTCAACCTCTTCAACCCGCAGGTCCCCCGGCTCGTCAGCACCGGCCGCGATGGCAAGACACGCCCCTTCGCGCCGTCCTGGCGCAAGCCGGTGGTGCTGCTCGTCAACGGCAATTCACGCAGCGGCAAGGAGCTGGTGGCCTTCACGATGAAGCGCCACCGGCTGGCGACGCTCGTGGGCCAGCGCACCGCGGGCGCGGTGCTGGGCGGCGGACCGCAGAAGCTGTCCAACGGGGACCTGCTCTACCTCGCCGTGATGGACGTGACGGTGGACGGTGAGCGGCTGGAGGGCGTGGGCGTCCCGGTGGACGTGGAGGTCCCGGACGCGCTGCCGTACGCGGCCGGCGCGGATCCGCAGAAGGAGAAGGCGCTGGACGTGGCCTCCTCCCTGGTGAAGGGCTGA